A single genomic interval of Peromyscus leucopus breed LL Stock chromosome 7, UCI_PerLeu_2.1, whole genome shotgun sequence harbors:
- the LOC114693567 gene encoding U8 snoRNA-decapping enzyme-like, producing the protein MATSNKVELAEALALGAPWRHLCYVMLYAPNPKVLFGGRIPLRYAVLMYMRFDGRLGFPGGFVDDHSPSLEDGLAKELLKRLGEGVSSFRVEHTDYRSSLKDAKSNVVAHFYVKCLTLEQLQDVEAKAPLAKDYGLEVLGLVRVPLYTLHDGVGGLPAFLGNSFIGASRNQLLETLQDMGILTPETVSILKERILLHGSRS; encoded by the exons atggccacaAGCAATAAGGTGGAACTGGCGGAAGCCCTGGCCCTGGGCGCCCCCTGGCGACATCTTTGTTACGTGATGCTGTATGCACCCAATCCAAAGGTGCTCTTTGGGGGCCGCATCCCACTCCGCTATGCTGTGCTG aTGTACATGCGCTTTGATGGGCGACTGGGCTTCCCTGGTGGTTTTGTGGATGATCACAGCCCCAGCCTAGAGGACGGCCTGGCTAAGGAACTGCTGAAGAGGCTGGGTGAGGGCGTGTCCAGTTTCCGCGTGGAACACACTGACTACCGAAGCTCCCTCAAAGATGCCAAATCAAACGTGGTGGCCCACTTCTACGTCAAGTGTCTGACCCTAGAGCAGCTCCAGGACGTGGAAGCCAAGGCACCTCTAGCCAAGGACTATGGGCTGGAG GTCTTGGGCCTGGTGCGTGTGCCCCTGTATACCTTGCATGACGGTGTGGGAGGCTTGCCTGCCTTCCTAGGGAATTCCTTCATTGGTGCTTCCAGGAATCAGCTACTGGAAACCCTCCAGGACATGGGGATTCTGACTCCTGAAACTGTCTCAATCCTCAAGGAACGAATTTTGCTCCACGGAAGCAGATCTTAG